Proteins co-encoded in one Polluticoccus soli genomic window:
- a CDS encoding glycosyltransferase family 2 protein — MNYEIAIDLLTYGIFIYSVLLLLSYLLIGFFSIGETQKYLRNNEFTDYRLLVSSPHDPSVSILAPAYNEGATIIENVRSLLSIYYNHLEVIIINDGSKDDSLQKLIDAYQLEKIDFFVRYQIETKEVRGVYKSKNPVYKKLVVVDKVNGGKADALNVGINVSSHDLIVCIDVDCILEQDSLMKMIKPFMEETDMKVIATGGVVRIANSCEIKDGRLVKINLPKNYYARMQSLEYIRAFLLGRMAWARLNGLLLISGAFGAFNKDIAIKAGGYNHNTVGEDMELVVRMRRYMEEQNVKYKVAYIPDPLCWTEAPESKKILGRQRNRWMRGTIETMKIHKVMFFNPKYGLLGMLSYPYWFFFEMLAPLIEFFGTIAFLIMVYLQIIDWQIFIALLVFIISFGYMYSSFAALMEVITFNQYRRRTDMMKLLLTGMTEPFYFHPFGVWAGIKGYIDLIRKKKSWGEMTRQGFGPAAAAAPAKKP, encoded by the coding sequence ATGAACTATGAAATTGCCATCGATCTGCTGACCTATGGGATATTCATTTATTCTGTATTGTTGCTTTTGTCCTATCTGCTTATCGGTTTCTTCTCCATTGGCGAAACACAAAAATACCTTCGCAATAATGAGTTTACTGATTACAGGTTGCTGGTGTCGTCGCCGCACGATCCGTCGGTGAGCATCCTTGCGCCTGCATATAACGAAGGAGCTACTATTATTGAGAATGTGCGTTCGCTGCTGTCTATTTACTATAACCACCTCGAGGTGATCATCATCAATGATGGCAGTAAAGATGACAGCCTGCAAAAGCTGATAGACGCGTACCAGCTGGAGAAGATAGATTTTTTTGTGCGCTACCAGATAGAAACCAAAGAAGTGCGTGGTGTCTACAAGAGTAAGAATCCGGTATACAAAAAACTAGTGGTGGTTGACAAAGTGAATGGCGGCAAGGCTGATGCGCTGAACGTGGGTATCAATGTTAGCAGTCACGACCTCATAGTGTGTATAGACGTGGACTGTATACTGGAGCAGGACTCGCTGATGAAGATGATCAAGCCTTTCATGGAAGAGACGGACATGAAGGTGATCGCTACAGGTGGGGTAGTGCGCATTGCGAACTCGTGCGAGATCAAGGATGGTAGGCTGGTAAAGATCAATCTCCCAAAGAATTACTACGCGCGCATGCAGTCGCTGGAATATATCAGAGCCTTTCTGCTGGGGCGCATGGCATGGGCAAGACTGAACGGGCTGCTGTTGATCTCGGGCGCGTTTGGTGCATTCAATAAAGACATAGCTATAAAAGCAGGTGGGTACAATCACAACACAGTAGGTGAAGATATGGAGCTGGTAGTACGCATGCGCAGGTATATGGAGGAGCAAAATGTAAAGTATAAAGTTGCCTACATTCCTGATCCGCTATGCTGGACCGAAGCACCTGAATCGAAGAAAATACTTGGCCGCCAGCGCAACCGCTGGATGCGCGGTACGATAGAGACAATGAAGATCCACAAGGTGATGTTCTTTAACCCGAAGTATGGCCTGCTGGGCATGCTGAGTTATCCGTATTGGTTCTTCTTCGAGATGCTGGCGCCCTTGATCGAGTTCTTTGGCACCATCGCATTTTTGATAATGGTGTACCTGCAGATAATAGACTGGCAAATATTCATAGCCTTGCTGGTATTCATTATCTCGTTCGGTTACATGTATTCGTCGTTTGCTGCGCTGATGGAGGTAATAACCTTCAACCAATACCGCAGGCGGACAGACATGATGAAACTATTGCTTACTGGTATGACTGAACCTTTCTATTTCCATCCCTTCGGCGTATGGGCTGGTATTAAGGGGTATATTGATTTGATACGCAAGAAGAAGAGCTGGGGTGAGATGACTCGCCAGGGGTTTGGTCCCGCTGCCGCAGCTGCGCCTGCCAAGAAACCTTAG
- a CDS encoding YaiO family outer membrane beta-barrel protein: protein MLVIKTSAQNTQNPDSLFSMARTAAYDHKDYSSAITLSKQALQIAPNYTDIAVFLGRIYTWNKQTDSARYYFDLALQQKPGYEDALSAYADLEFWNKNDSAALALANEGLAKNPTSQQLLVRKATVLESMRQYEEAALLADSVLTLDKGNQDARALLTRLYGFLSKNRVGIKYDYTYFDEQFPDPWHMLAVDYTRQTNMGSITARVNYANRFANDAVQYELETYPRISRTFYAYVAAAYSSDTIGIFPKWRLGASLFANLPHAFEAEAGIRYLYFAGDANGTDFYTLYLGKYYHKFLFGARVYLTPNPTATSQSYNAIARYYFGGADDYLNFLVGYGISPDDRNSAPLININTGQLKSYRGELIFRKLIKRMNILTLNLSLQNQEFTRGTEVIKGNQIQAGIGYIRRF from the coding sequence GTGCTTGTAATCAAGACATCGGCGCAAAACACCCAAAACCCTGACAGCCTCTTTTCCATGGCGCGCACAGCGGCCTATGATCATAAAGACTACTCATCGGCTATCACATTAAGCAAACAGGCACTGCAAATAGCACCCAACTATACAGACATTGCTGTCTTTCTTGGGCGTATATATACATGGAACAAGCAAACTGATAGCGCTCGTTATTACTTCGACCTGGCTCTGCAGCAGAAGCCTGGCTATGAAGACGCCCTTTCGGCGTATGCCGATCTTGAATTCTGGAACAAAAACGACTCAGCTGCGCTGGCCCTGGCCAACGAAGGCCTGGCCAAAAATCCCACATCTCAGCAGTTGCTGGTCCGAAAGGCTACCGTACTAGAATCGATGAGGCAATATGAGGAAGCGGCCCTGCTGGCTGACTCCGTTCTGACATTAGATAAGGGCAACCAGGACGCGCGCGCTTTGTTAACCCGCCTTTACGGCTTCCTGTCAAAAAACAGGGTAGGCATCAAGTATGACTATACGTATTTTGACGAGCAATTCCCGGATCCGTGGCATATGCTGGCAGTAGACTATACACGTCAAACCAACATGGGTTCGATAACCGCTCGCGTTAACTATGCTAATCGCTTTGCCAACGACGCCGTGCAATACGAGTTGGAAACCTATCCGCGGATTTCGAGAACTTTTTATGCTTATGTCGCTGCTGCTTACTCGTCAGACACCATTGGCATATTCCCTAAATGGAGATTAGGCGCATCGCTATTTGCCAACCTGCCGCACGCGTTTGAAGCAGAAGCTGGTATTCGCTACCTGTATTTCGCGGGCGATGCTAACGGCACAGATTTCTACACGCTCTACCTAGGCAAATACTATCATAAATTTCTCTTTGGCGCACGTGTATACCTGACACCTAACCCAACAGCTACATCGCAGTCATACAACGCTATAGCACGCTATTATTTCGGCGGCGCCGACGACTACCTGAATTTCCTGGTAGGTTATGGTATCTCACCCGATGACAGAAACTCTGCACCTCTTATTAATATTAACACCGGCCAGCTGAAAAGTTACCGGGGCGAACTGATCTTCAGAAAGCTGATAAAACGCATGAATATCCTGACGCTCAACCTGTCATTACAAAACCAGGAATTTACACGCGGCACCGAGGTGATAAAAGGCAACCAAATACAAGCGGGCATCGGTTACATACGCAGGTTCTAA